The genomic DNA AGCAGCCTGACTCAAGTACTTGTCAGCCAATTGGACTCTCTTCACATTCTCCTGTTCTTGGACAAGCATGTTTCCATACTCAAGCAGCTTGTCAAGAGTCATCTTTGGTTTCTCAAAAGTTGGGGGTCCCTCTTTTGAGTTCACAAGCTTTTTCCCAATACCTTCTACCCCAACACTTGCAACCCACTTTCTCACTTCATCATCATAAACACGTGCCCTGAGAGCACCGAAGAAATCTGCACACAAATACAGATAATGTTGTCTGGTGTGTTGTTTCAAAATCAGATCCCATTGATATAAGAGTGAACTGTGGATCTCCAAAATCAGGCTCTTCCATTTTAGCCTAGAAAACCATTACATTTTCTGAAGAGCCATACACAGCCATACTGTGTTCTCAGTTCTTGGAGTTTAATTGAGAGTCAGTTCAAGTCCAGGACTACAGGCTATAAGattttatattatgaaatattttcaggGATAGTTTTCTAAATTAGTTCCTTTAAGGTACTATGTACATTGAGagacattttttatataacaatTTTGTTGTAGAACTACTATAGATGTTATCGAGGTGAAGCTTACCAATAGATTGCCCAGGGAAGGTGTCAACAAGCTTGACCATGTCCTCCTTGGGAATATTGTCACTGCGGAAGATACCCGTGCAGACACCAATTCTGTCTTCCCTAGTGGGTGCCCAATAGAACTTTTCCATACGACCATCACGGATGAGAGGGGCATACAATGTTGAGAAGTCATTGCCAGTGACTATGATGGGAACTCTAGGGTTCTCCTCCTTGTTGTACATACCAGGGAGCTGGACATTGGTCGGGTTATCAGCAATGTTCATCAAGGTGGCATTCACCATCTGATTGTTGACAGTGTATTGGGTGGTTCCACCAAGCCTACCAGCTCCTGCATCAAGATCATTGATGAAGAGGCAGCACATTTTCCCCTTTCTAATGATATCTGCTGCCTCACGGTATCTTTGCCTGATCAATTTTGCAGGCTCTCCTGCATTTCCACTTTCCAATTCTCCAGCGCTCATCATAATGGGGCTGGAATTTCATTGCCAATAAGATCAAAGAGTCAGCATGAGCAAAAAACATGCAAGCcaaaactttaaattttcactatGTCCTGATTAGGCATTTTCTCCcagaataatttcaaaattttgtgcAATTTCCCAGACcatattacaataataaaaaaaaaaaatcatgcacaaaaatagaaaaaagagagTGAACTCACTTGATCCCCATTTTGGCAAACACTAGCTCGCACTGGAATGATTTTCCCTGACCTTTACCTCCCCAAATACCCAAGATGAGAGGAACCTGTACCAAAATTTAAGGGAATCTTTTACgtcaatcaaattaattaatgaataactgattttcataaattttgaggCAATTCAGATGACAAACCTTGATATTTGGCAGGGTCATGAAGTTCTTGGTGATGTGAACAACAAGCTTGTCCATGAAAGCAGGAGCAATGTAGAATCCATCCATAGTGTTGTCCAAGTTGTATCTAAAAGAAACAGTTCAATTATAGTCTATCATCCAAGTCAAGTCCTCTTTAACTTATATGATCAAAGCAGAAACACCCATTTCAGCAATTTGCATGAGTTTAAACTACATTGATGCAATTGATTTTGAATTACTTACTGGCGAAGACCAGTGCTGATGTAGTCATAGGAACTCATGACAGCATAGTGGGTTCCACTGTCCATGGGAGCTTGGAAGAGAGAGTCCACCATTCCCTTTCCTCGGGTAATGTCCTGTTGATCATCCGATTCGTCAAAGGCAAGGCCCTTCCATTTGTCCTTTGAGGTCTGCTTCTCTTCATCAACTTCCGCAACAACCTTGAAGTTCCCAGATGAAGTCCTCGGGTGGGCAATCTTGGAGCTCACCTTCTTCAAGCTGTTGCCCAAGAACGCAGAGCTTGGAACCGAAGCTCCGGTGCCAGAGCCATTCAAGTTCAACTGCACCCAAGATGTTCCCTTCTTATTAGCCACTAAACCACATAATTCAAACGAAATAGCAGACTCCATCCGGTATAAAGAGAACTCTACGATTCAACTCAAGACCATTCACTTATCAGATGCCCATGAGAATTCATACCCAGATGATACTTCAGTTTCTCCAAAGAACAATGAAATTCTATAATTCAATCGACGTAAATATAAACACCCAAATAATTCAATTCCACTGTTTGTCTATGAAATAGAACTATAAATTAACCATACTAAGCGAAAAGctataaaatttaaacattaaaaaaaacatgggtATGTTCGATGAcaacaaagagaagaaaaggatGGATAAAAGGTGTAAAGGGCGGGAAAAACACAGTACCGGTGCTCTGTTAACAGCTCCGAGAGTTGAGATGGTGGCTGCCATCAGTGGCAGTGAATCCAAAGGAAGGAACCGAAGGAGGAGGATGATGTAATTGAAGTCAAGCTGAACTGGGATGGAGAGATGGGAGTAGAAAGCCTTTATAAGGGAAGTGAGCTTGGAGTGTAGGAGGGAGGGATCAGATCTTGTGGATTGGGTTGAGGAATTCGGAATTCCTAACGGCCACACAAGTTGGGGTTGCCTCCATCGCACGTGACGAGGCTTTGAGTGAGTTGGACGTGGGCTTTGGCCTCGGGGTCCCGGGGAAGTAGGTTGGTAACATACAAAATGGAGGCTTCTCGTAACGCTTATGAGTTGCTTTTGACGTAGGGTTTTAAGCTTCTCTCTTCTCCACtcaaatttaggttatttggtACCCACAAATATTGgcaaggaaaaaggaaaaacagaggaacCAGGGGGGCTTATCATACTCTCATTGTCCATCCCCTCAATTATTTGGTGGAAAAATAACAGACTAACTGATTGGCATCCGTGAAGCTAACCAACATGGACATggttcaaatatataaatatttaccacaataattcataaaatttttgtGGAAAGGTTAGCCTCATGCTTCTACTGggtattatttacttttattttttactgtttaaaaagtataaaataaaataaaataaaatttccatacCTTTTAAGACCACAGCCATAATGGAATTCCTTGTCTCTTCCCTCATTTCTGAGGAGAAGATCTTCGCCACGGCCACCGTTACTTTTTATGCACGAAGGGCCCCCGAGACCATGAGCTGGAGACTGTCCCCTAGATAGGGGGCTCCATGGCTAACTCTGAATTTGGAAGAACACAGCAAAGTCTCGATCACCAAACAACCCCCAACTACGCATTGGCAAAATAATTTCTACACATCCGGAAACTTCCCTTGAGAGTTCTGACTCGTCAAAAGGGTGATATTTATTAGCCACGTGGTCACCTTCTAACCAATTATAGTTACTCAGAGGCTTGGAGAGACGAATGTCGCATCATTACAACATATTCTTTGTAACCTTTTGTCTTGCTTCGGAATATGCCTTGTTAGGCGTCGTTTCCACACTGTTCTTCTCACTTCTATCGTGTCTCATCCCTATGACAAATCAGCAAAAGGGCTCCAAGTCGCATTATCTTCGTAGGCCACAAATCGGCCCACATCAGGCTTGGGCCCACATTAGTCTTGGGACCATGGCCAATTGGACATGGGCCTGAGTCCACTTGCATCGATCTGGGTGGTCAGCAACTCGGGCTCACAGTGGATCAGACATAAACTAGTTCAACATATACTAGATGACGCCCAGAATTGCCACAGCCCCTTAACTTAGGCTGTTCAATCAAATCCAAAGTAAACTTTTCCATGGtcgagaaaattattttttatattttagggttatttcaacttgaatttaatttggaTTAGAAATCGAGTCTAACCCATAatcgatttaatttttttaatagaaatatatcaaattataattatatcatatcatcttttattttatttttttattaaatatgtaaatatacttatatatacattttttatatcttcagaatttgtcttatttactatttaaagtGGATTTTGAATTGTACAATCTGCTAATCCTATCAATTTGTATCAGATCCAACTAATTcgaatttaaaaaatgagattgaatTAGGGTTGATTGAATACCTCAAGCTAAAAATTGGATTCGATTAGATTGAACTTGAATGAATTATTTCTCAATTTGGATTACCTTAAGTTAAAAATCGGACTAAATTAGATTGAAATTGCATTAAATATTTCTCAATTTAGATTGAGTTTATTAACTTAACCCCAAGGTTTCCAAACCCTCCTAATTACAACCAACCTCAATTTATATTTCACATCACCGAAtctacaagaaaaatatttgagagGAATTTATCCCTCTTCTTGAAAGTCAAACAGTCGTACAGTTTAACATTGCGAATTGCAGATTTCGGTGGGAGCGGTGAAGAGGACAGCCCTAGTTTTCTCCATCATTGCACAAACGTCTTTCATGTCTGGTCTATCTACTGGATTCTCAGAGGCACACGATAGACCAATCTGTATGACTGAGTTCAAATATTCCACGCCCAAAATTTTACAATCTCCCTCCAATTCATTGTCCATAATCCCCATCACTTGATCCGGCACGGCTGCTTCCACCCACCTTCGAAGACTAAATTCTCCGCTGAACATCTCCTGGGTTGGTTTCTTTCCTGTAAACATCTCCAGCACAAGTATTCCAAAACAATACACATCGCCCTTTGTGGACACACCGCCCCCCAAACCGTACTCTACAGTCAAGTTACAAAAAGTTACATGTCTTTATGTTAAGAACAGtaatagaaagaaaaacatGACGAGTTTAAGATGAGATATGTGCAAGTATGAGTACTTACCTGGTGCAATATAGCCTATTGATCCTTTTAAGCCGAGAGTGCTACTGATTTGATGATCGGATGCAGCTCCATGAAGTATCCTTGCGAGTCCGAAGTCCCCCACATGAGCAGTCATGTCCTGATCCAGGAGGACATTACTTGGCTTGAGATCACAGTGCACCACTGGGGTTTCGCAGTTGTGATGGAGATACTCCATTGCAGATGCGACCTCGACGACAATGTCCATTCTCTGCTTTAGATTAAGCCTTTGTCTTCCATCTTCCCTCCCATGGTGAAGCCACTTCTCCAAGCTTCCGTTCGGCATGAATTGCAACACCAGAGCCTTGAATGTTGGAGATGAGCAAGCACTCAGGATCTTCACTAGGTTCCGATGCCGAACATATCTAAGGGCTTCACACTCGGCTAGAAAGCTTCTGGAAGCTCCATGTTGGTCCATGTTAAAGACTTTCACAGCAGCCAAAGTCCCATCTCTCATAGCTCCCCTGTAGACACAGCCAAAACTCCCTTCCCCAATCAAGTTCTCACTACTGAAATTATTTGTTGCAGATTTCAGGACATAGTAGGAGTACAATCTGGGAGGACCCTCAAAAGAAATTACATCTGTGACCGTTGGGTCatgtttcttcttcctcttcatgattaaaaacataaagaGGACAATCAGAATGCACATAGCTGCTGCGCCTGCAGTTAGCCCTACAATCAGCATCTTCCTGGTCCTGGAGCTACTAGAGCGGCTCCCAGTGGCAGGGCAATTGGGTAGTTCCAACACCGGAAGGCCACCGCAGAGCCCTGGATTTCCAGAAAGGAAAACCGCAGATGTGTTGCTAAAGATGCCTCCTTTGGGTACCTCCCCTTGAAGCTTATTAGCAGAGAGATTCAATAGTTGGAGGTACTTAAGGGTACCAAGTGAAGGAATCAAGCCAGACAAATTATTAGATGAAAGATCAATATATTCTATACCTCTTATCTCCTCTAAAGAATCAGGAATTAGTCCTTGAAAGGAATTGCTGGACAGATCCAGGTATAACAGATTTGAACAGACCCCAACTGTTGTTGGAATTGCTCCTGAAAGCCTGTTGTTGGAGATGTCTATACCCTGTACCATCTTTAAGTTGCCAATTTCAGAAGGCAAAGATCCACTTAGAGAGTTCCATGAAGGATTTAGAACTGTTGCTAGATTCGGGAAGCTAAAGATTTCTTTGGGTATGTTGTCTCTGAGGCCATTGATTGACAGATCCAAAAGTTGGAGACGTTGACAACTTGAAAGGCTTGAAGGAATTCTCCCTGTAATATTGTTCCCACTCAAACCCAGCTCATACAATTGAGTCAGGTTTCCCAATGATTCAGGTATTGAACCTGACAAATAGTTGGAGTCTAAAATCAAGCTTTGTAGGTTTTGAAGGTTTCCAATTGTAGAAGGAATGTGTCCGGTTAAGACATTTTCTTCCATGGATAACTGAATAAGACTCCTCAGGTTCCCAACTCCTTCAGGTATGTTTCCCTCAAAATGGTTTTGTCCCATAACTAACAAAGCGAGCTGGCTTGAGAGGTTGCCAATTGAGGAAGGAAGGTGACCAGTCAGTTTATTGGTTGCAACTGAGAATACTCTCAGAGAAGTAGAATTCGACAGAGAAGTAATAAAATCCAACCCGTGTTCCCCTTCACTGACAAACATATTGATTTCAAGATTCAAAATCTGGATGTTTGGAAGATTCCATAACAATGGAACCTTTCCTGTGAATAGGTTTGTTGAGAGATCAAGCTTTTCAAGGCTTGAAGCATTGGATAGAGATCCAGGGATGTGTCCTTGAAGCAGATTCCCTCCCACAAACAAGGTGTTTAGATTAGGCAATGTTGTAAATAAATTCGAAGGAAGATGGCCTGAAATCTGATTCTTTGCTAGGCCCAAAATGAGCAAAGAAGAAATGTTGAAGAGTGATGGCGGAATCTCACCTGAAAGATTGTTGTTCCCTAAGTTCAGCTGTAGAAGAAGACTGAGATGGCCCAATTCAGTGGGAATTGTCCCCTGGAGGTTATTTGACAATAAGATGAGGTTGTTAAGAGAAGAACAGTTGCCAAGAGAGGAAGGGATGTTCCCTGAAAGATTATTCTTTGCAAAACTCAAATCTTGAAGCTCTAGTAGATTACCTAATTCTGATGGAATTGTTCCTTGGAGCTGGTTATCTGAAAGATCAATGACCTGAAGCCTAGAGCAAAGCCCAAGTGAAGAAGGAATATTTCCATGAATATTGTTGGAAGCTAAAATTAGAGTAACTAGGCGAAAAAGCCTGCCAAAGTCTATGGGAATGGTACCATGAAAACTATTCTCTTGCAAGTCAAGACGACGTAGGAAGGAGAGATTTGCGATATAAGAAGTAATTGTTCCTGCAAGGGTAAGGTTTCTAAGAGTAAGACCAGTAACTCTGTTCTTCATGGGATTGCAGAGGACTCCATGCCAATTGCAAAAAGatgtgtttggcttccaagtaTCTAAAACCCCGTTTGGATCCTTGGTTACTTGGGCCTTGAAGGAAAGGAGGACATCTTGATCTGTTGAGTTGTTGAAATGGGGTATGCGTAGCGAAGCTTGAGAATGGTTAAGGGTGAAGAATAGAGCCAAAAGAAGGATGACTTACTGAATGGCTTCACATGGATAGTTAATTGGAATTCTATTTTTAGAAGATTTTGGATTAATCAAAATCTTTTTGATTTGAAGTATACTCCATCACAATTCAGATTCAGATGCTGTTGCTCACAAAACCATCTCAACTAGTTGAAAAAGGATGTTCTTGTCTTATCGTATTTTACCCTGTGTTTGCTTTTCTGCTGTTCTTCAGTTACCACTCAATGAAACCATCAGCAATATTGCTTAACAAGGGAATAAAGAAATGGACCACTCATAAGAACAGTAAATACATGGATACCTTGAACTATGTGTCCAATCAATCCTTTCATCCCGAGGGTGCTGCTGATAGGGCTTCTTTGGACTGTTGAGAAGTATCCCAGTATGTTCAATTGAAATCGTTTTAACAGATTTTCTGATTATAAGTACTGAATCAAGtcctctttttcccttttcgTCTTTCTTTGTTACGActtttgggccaaaatgggcTTGTACTGGAACTTAATATTGAAAGTGGGCTCTTTTTCAAAGTAATGCTCAAAATAGCCCTCTTGAATCCACATCAACAtagaaaccatttttttatactatttgtttttaatttaccAACTTCCATTCCAGTGTTGTTCTCTCTTCCCATTTGTGTGTGATTTTTTCGTTCAAAACCTTAGCCCTACTAGTGGGCCACTGAGAGAGACGTTGGAGCTACAAAGTATCAAGTTTGAAGttagtcataatttttttttttggcttactttatgtaaagtttttggtacctttccattttttttcccatatcagaatctcaatttttcaatttttttttttccattgttgtGAATGATTGGTAAGGGAGTGTGGTTATGGTGAATTGATGGCTATTTGTATTAGGTTTTGGGGCAATCGTTGGGAAGGATTAGGCCTGCGGTGTCGGCATTGAGGAGCTACTCGTCTGCAGAAAAATAGGTGAGAAGTGTGGGTTGTGTTGATTGTGTTACActtgttgctttgtttggttggtgagaattGGCTACAAGGGAAGTAAATTATTGTCACAGAAAATCGAAGCCTCCCATTACAGCTGTTGGgcttaattaaaatgagtttttaatGTTCTGAAAAACAgaacaagaaaaggaaatgaacatGAAAAAGATGGTTGTTGCTTAAAAGGTTCTgggtttggttttttttgtatttaagttCATGTTTGCAATAACCTTTTGTCTCAATAAGTAGTTAGCCACAAAAAATTATCCAATTtctatttcaataattaaaatttgtattgtattttaaatatttttttaggtatCCCATGATTAATATTTGTGTGTGCATGAGTCATGACtctcaatcaaattaattttatataatatttaaatagtaatagaatttatgataatattatttatatactaAATCCATATCCAtcaaagatgaaagaaaaaaatagggttaattatgtaaatttgtAGTATGAAACGGTTGCTTGAAACGGATTAGGAGAGGTTCAAATTGGTTTGGGCTTTGGGTAGAAAATGCAATTCACATAGAGATTAGaatgcatttttaatttaaattttgaaataacaaaaatataatattctataatatttaaataataaaaggatttatGAGGATATTATCATATGTACAAAATTAACTTATAAGATTTTGTAGTTAAGGGgaaaaaattaggattaatcgaaaagaattttttgaatttattatggggcattaattaataatattaatagccATAGATaacagattttaaaaaaaatgaaagttgtaAATAATGATAAACATATTTGAAtggaatgatttttattttattttttctttttttagaatttgagtgGAATAGGGAATGTGTTTGCTAAGAATTTCGATCGACTCAATAGATAGTGTGAGTTTCCAAGCCATGTTTCAGAAATTTGGCGATATTCTGTTTTGTAAAGTGATTGTGACCTTGGCTGAACCGATGATATGTTGGATTGAATCTGTTCTTAAAGATGTCTCCAACTTCTATTTGTTCTGAATGTGAGACAACACATTGTCATTAATATGATTGAATTTaggatgttttatttttgtgtcAATCTACCCATGCATTCACTTACACTCATTCCTTGTCTTTGAAGGAGGAAATGCCTcaacattcaaaatattttatttttcccaaacTGAAGTGAAGTTTTTGATAGAAGTTCTACTATTATGGAAGAATTGTTCATCTATTTGAggttataatataaaatactaGCTTTTTAAAAGTAACGAATTAAGGTCTCGGAAACGTTATATATTTACTAACATGTTTGctaggaaaaaaatgattttggatataaacaatttcaaagtaaaaaatgaataaataatttttttttatcaagagaTCTTGAATAATTTTGTCTCAACAgctcttaaatataaaatagtcatctagaatttttttttgccttGATATCAAGAAAACTTCTCAAATACAagtaaacactttttttttttaaaaaaaaaaaccagattCTTAAAGTACAGACACTTTCTCTTTAAAAAGACTTTTGTATTTGGTTAtatccaaaaatttaatttttatttaattataatttttaaagatatcaaAATTCCccatacttttaataaaaatattattaaaataaaatagtaaaagtaTAAAATCAATGGTCCAACTCTAAAAAAACCTATTCTAAAATAGACCATATACCTTAGTTTGATTGGAGGTTGTATCATGAGCACTACGTGGTATTATGGGAGGCTAAGGGGGACCGCATTGTCACTGTGGAGCCTATATGGCCTCATATGGACTACCATGCTCCGTACATGACATGGTATCGTTGTATTACATGTTGTTTTATTACACCTATGAATGATTTTGGACCTATGCGGTATCAGACTACTGTTTTTTCTGTCCACTTATTGGTTTGTATCACTTTATTATTATGTACATattgtgtataatatttattccaataaataattatatatcattttatgtgacAAATTGAGACTATGACATATATCATATCTTGAGGAGGTCATGCATTGGAGGACTCTGATACTGATGCTTGCCGCACTGGTATTGTTGATATTATTCGTATGACCACTGATGTTATGTGCATTATTCAGGAGGATTATCGTCTCCCACATGTAGAGCATGAAGAAGGTAGGTCACCAGCTTAGTCGATAGTTGCTCGACCACCACTTGTTTGAGGTCGGTCGACATCTTGAGGAAGAGGTAAATATAGTAGTTGTCAGCCCATCACATTGTCAGTATCAGCATCATTACAACCCCTTACCTTTTTATCCTCACGATTAGTACAGTCACCCATTTCTTCAGATGTACCATTAGTACAACACCCTACTTTCTCAGACCCACCATCAGCCTAACCCTTTACCTCTTCAGACCCACCATCAATACAATCCCCCACCTCTTTAGACCTACCTCCATTACAACCTCCTACCTCTTCAGACCCACCATTAGTGCAGATTGACATATCTACTCAGCTAGATTTACCGCTAGCCATTCTGAGGATAGGCGGGGCCTACGTCGACCTAGATTGttacctccaccaccacctctattTCCAACTTTAGCCCCATCACAGACAGATGTTCTTCATGTGTCATATGCAGTACCTGCTACAGTTAAAGAGGAGCgtccaaaaaggaagagagttCCAGTTACACATAGGTTCTCTCCTTATGGAggcatgtgagattatatatgttttttattttccactatattaatatttagtatatattttttgtgactttaattaaactattaaaaattacattttgtagtagactttttttaattaatttcattaactaattttgtaaaaaaatctatatatgacaactacggcttaagagtatactattatttcgataaagataaatttgtcataatacaaataaattaatatcttaaaaaaacaaattaaatattttaaattaataaattatacaattttatatattatttatatgttatataaatatattattttaagattattaatttagtaataaataaaatattcatttataatatcttctatttattaatttatgtttgttgaagtaatattatattcttaagtttaaatataaataatttataattaaagtattttttttaatttcaataataaattgtaatttaatagtttttaattaaatttgaaagtaaaaaaaaaattataattgaaatctcagttaccAACTGCggcttaaaagtatactattatttcgataaaaataaatttatcataatacaaataaattaatatcttaaaaaacaacaaattaaatatcttaaattaataaattatacaattttatatattatttatatgttatataaatttattattttaagattattaataaataaaatactcatttataatatcttttatttatcaatttatgtttgttgaagtaatactagatttttaagtttaaatataaataatttattatttaagtatatattttaaatttcaataataaattataatttaatagtttttaattaaatttgaaagtaaaaaaaatattataattgaaatctcagttatcaaTCGCGGtttaaaagtatactattattttgataaagataaatttatcataatacaaataaattaatatcttaaaaaataacaaattaaatatcttaaattaatcaattatacaattttatatattatttatatgttacataagtttattattttaagattattaatttattaataaataaaatattcatttataatatcttatatttatcaatttatgtttattgaagtaatactagaattttaaatttaaatataaataatttattatttaagtatatttttaaaatttcaatcataaattgtaatttaatagtttttaattaaatttgaaagtaaaaaaaaaaattataattgaaatttcagTTATCAACTACggcttaaaagtatactattatttcaataaagataaatttatcataatacaaataaatgaatatcttaaaaaataacaaattaaatatcttaaattaataaattatacaattttatatattatttatatgttatataagtttattattttaagattattaatttattaataaataaaatattcatttataatatcttctatttatcaatttatgtttgttgaagtaatactagaattttaaatttaaatataaataatttattatttaagtatatttttaaattttattcataaattgtagtttaataatttttaattaaaattttaagctttagttaaaaaatgaaatcgcGTTTGGTAACTGCGGatttagtacaaaaatgaagccgtAGTTGCGGCCATCCAATGGCgtctttagttaaaaaatgaagccgctGTGGCTTTCACTAAaatgacgaaaaaaaaaatattttttaataacacgACACCTACGTAGCACCAAAAAAGatcaatttgaacataagtttcaaaaaatggTTACAAAAgggtcattttgacccaaaactccgTTGTTACTATTGTGTTGTGCTCGTATCATTAAAGTGTTAAACTTGAAGGAAGATGATCATGGATTCTTGGGAATCACAAGTAGCATTAAATTTTTTCAGAGCTTAATAAAAGCAATTAGAAAacgccaaaaataaaaaacaaaaacaaaaagtaaaaaattcacCTCTATATtcccttctatttttctttcttaatattTCCCCAACCAAGAATAcaggttttcatttttttttttctttttatgatttcctcccaccaaagaaaatga from Vitis riparia cultivar Riparia Gloire de Montpellier isolate 1030 chromosome 8, EGFV_Vit.rip_1.0, whole genome shotgun sequence includes the following:
- the LOC117920788 gene encoding ribulose bisphosphate carboxylase/oxygenase activase, chloroplastic-like, which translates into the protein MAATISTLGAVNRAPLNLNGSGTGASVPSSAFLGNSLKKVSSKIAHPRTSSGNFKVVAEVDEEKQTSKDKWKGLAFDESDDQQDITRGKGMVDSLFQAPMDSGTHYAVMSSYDYISTGLRQYNLDNTMDGFYIAPAFMDKLVVHITKNFMTLPNIKVPLILGIWGGKGQGKSFQCELVFAKMGINPIMMSAGELESGNAGEPAKLIRQRYREAADIIRKGKMCCLFINDLDAGAGRLGGTTQYTVNNQMVNATLMNIADNPTNVQLPGMYNKEENPRVPIIVTGNDFSTLYAPLIRDGRMEKFYWAPTREDRIGVCTGIFRSDNIPKEDMVKLVDTFPGQSIDFFGALRARVYDDEVRKWVASVGVEGIGKKLVNSKEGPPTFEKPKMTLDKLLEYGNMLVQEQENVKRVQLADKYLSQAALGDANEDAIKSGSFYGKAAQQVNLPVPEGCTDPSANNFDPTARSDDGSCLYQI
- the LOC117920156 gene encoding probable LRR receptor-like serine/threonine-protein kinase At3g47570, which produces MKNRVTGLTLRNLTLAGTITSYIANLSFLRRLDLQENSFHGTIPIDFGRLFRLVTLILASNNIHGNIPSSLGLCSRLQVIDLSDNQLQGTIPSELGNLLELQDLSFAKNNLSGNIPSSLGNCSSLNNLILLSNNLQGTIPTELGHLSLLLQLNLGNNNLSGEIPPSLFNISSLLILGLAKNQISGHLPSNLFTTLPNLNTLFVGGNLLQGHIPGSLSNASSLEKLDLSTNLFTGKVPLLWNLPNIQILNLEINMFVSEGEHGLDFITSLSNSTSLRVFSVATNKLTGHLPSSIGNLSSQLALLVMGQNHFEGNIPEGVGNLRSLIQLSMEENVLTGHIPSTIGNLQNLQSLILDSNYLSGSIPESLGNLTQLYELGLSGNNITGRIPSSLSSCQRLQLLDLSINGLRDNIPKEIFSFPNLATVLNPSWNSLSGSLPSEIGNLKMVQGIDISNNRLSGAIPTTVGVCSNLLYLDLSSNSFQGLIPDSLEEIRGIEYIDLSSNNLSGLIPSLGTLKYLQLLNLSANKLQGEVPKGGIFSNTSAVFLSGNPGLCGGLPVLELPNCPATGSRSSSSRTRKMLIVGLTAGAAAMCILIVLFMFLIMKRKKKHDPTVTDVISFEGPPRLYSYYVLKSATNNFSSENLIGEGSFGCVYRGAMRDGTLAAVKVFNMDQHGASRSFLAECEALRYVRHRNLVKILSACSSPTFKALVLQFMPNGSLEKWLHHGREDGRQRLNLKQRMDIVVEVASAMEYLHHNCETPVVHCDLKPSNVLLDQDMTAHVGDFGLARILHGAASDHQISSTLGLKGSIGYIAPEYGLGGGVSTKGDVYCFGILVLEMFTGKKPTQEMFSGEFSLRRWVEAAVPDQVMGIMDNELEGDCKILGVEYLNSVIQIGLSCASENPVDRPDMKDVCAMMEKTRAVLFTAPTEICNSQC